A region of Haliotis asinina isolate JCU_RB_2024 chromosome 7, JCU_Hal_asi_v2, whole genome shotgun sequence DNA encodes the following proteins:
- the LOC137290330 gene encoding receptor-type tyrosine-protein phosphatase alpha-like, translated as MAVSDGFVILLASFSLVSGTRTNVAERKQAWMSSHLDGSHPASRAVDGVISANKDGYVAHTATGQSSAWWKVDLQTTVQSAQVILYFRTDYKYRRNGVQLYTSETNSSEPKEGNLCHTVTGRPNGTDINDVLNVTCPGNWRYLTVYTDTDNDGSGPILDFAEVQVWICTVGTYGPDCTRNCSSRHCKVFSSTCDHITGTCPADGCQDGWMGVDCTTACGSETYGANCAENCSSRHCKMSSTACDHIRGACPVDGCEDGWTGIDCTTVCASGTYGANCTGNCSSRHCKMPSTSCDHIRGACANGECEDGWMGTDCTTACSSMMYGPNCVRSCSDRHCTTNSSTCDGVSGECPGGCEFGWTEIDCSSNCRDGYYGQNCSLRCADRHCTSESCHADGACSVECDRGWTLQDCTQECPSGTYGVSCNKTCGQCAQNETCHHISGECPGGCEAGWQHELCQERLQNEQGKFPVAAVGGTVAGLLVAILVIVAVVLVRRRRRRFHDNEINKQVSEFHPKAHSKPQIENGIYENVALESAAINQKPAIKPKPATQSTAGKQRDSKDEEEEDVEEGGQSPDSCYYNAGADDAVRDVPVSELAATVATLKERKDGFEKEYHRLPTGFTATYQDSQKPENSGKNKFRGYYPYDHNRVHLTPLPDVPGSDYINASFMHSYNQGKTYIASQAPNKKTVGDFWRMIWEHSCSHVVMLTGLVEESRVKCERYWPTDGVMESGVLKIEVVETQTRANFTTRQLKVTSNTTGECRSVIQFHFTSWPDHGVPDTLALVNYIWLVRRTAAETDGPLLVHCSAGIGRTGTYIAVDSLIDQAQGEGVVDVLTYVSAMREQRKNMIQTPAQYECVFLCLLEMTTYGNTRLDVSNYTKSYSSSGMDTTVDGKTFSQLSEMLLTEVRGDTPDRHRMWVDGNQDFIVRVGPSLTCLKGYLQATAPSPGLVKLLWKLVEENNVQTIVVVTPNVGLVPAEGRPKTHGEITVTTTSESSLSTDLTMNNLRVATKTDRARQVKMIRVDAPLTTEVMTSYLLNHAQLQEISTQPHPVVVLHNDNDRKLAVSCCIMGNILSGIREDTSLDVIGHVRTFLRCCPDLQFHKNDVQMFHDFALQCILRTDPSNTYANI; from the exons GTACTAGAACAAATGTTGCTGAGCGGAAACAGGCATGGATGAGTTCACACTTGGACGGCAGTCATCCTGCCAGCAGAGCTGTAGACGGAGTAATAAGTGCAAACAAGGATGGATACGTAGCCCACACTGCGACAGGTCAATCTAGCGCCTGGTGGAAGGTGGATCTGCAGACAACTGTGCAGTCAGCTCAGGTTATCCTGTACTTCAGAACAGACT ACAAGTACAGGCGTAATGGCGTGCAGCTATACACATCCGAGACAAATTCATCTGAGCCAAAAGAAGGGAATCTGTGCCACACTGTAACTGGGCGTCCTAACGGAACAGACATCAACGATGTACTGAATGTGACCTGTCCTGGGAACTGGCGCTACCTGACTGTCTACACAGATACTGACAATGATGGATCTGGTCCTATATTGGACTTTGCGGAAGTGCAGGTGTGGA TCTGTACGGTGGGAACGTACGGTCCAGATTGTACCAGAAACTGCAGCTCCAGACATTGCAAGGTATTCTCTTCTACGTGTGATCATATCACTGGGACCTGTCCTGCTGATGGATGtcaggatggatggatgggcgtGGACTGCACCACAG CATGTGGCTCTGAAACATACGGTGCCAACTGTGCCGAAAACTGCAGTTCCCGACACTGTAAGATGTCTTCCACCGCATGTGACCACATCCGTGGAGCCTGTCCAGTTGATGGATGTGAGGACGGATGGACGGGAATAGACTGTACTACAG TGTGTGCCTCTGGAACATACGGTGCCAACTGTACAGGAAACTGCAGTTCTCGACACTGTAAGATGCCGTCCACCTCATGTGACCACATCAGAGGAGCCTGTGCAAATGGTGAATGTGAAGACGGATGGATGGGGACAGACTGTACAACAG CCTGTTCCAGTATGATGTACGGACCTAACTGTGTCAGATCCTGCAGTGACCGACATTGTACAACAAACTCATCTACGTGTGACGGGGTGTCTGGAGAATGTCCTGGTGGCTGTGAATTTGGGTGGACAGAAATAGACTGTTCCAGTA ACTGCCGGGATGGCTATTATGGCCAAAACTGTTCCCTGCGATGTGCTGACAGACATTGCACCAGTGAATCTTGTCACGCCGATGGAGCATGTAGTGTTGAATGTGATCGTGGCTGGACACTACAGGACTGCACACAAG AGTGCCCCAGTGGGACGTACGGCGTCAGTTGTAACAAAACCTGTGGCCAGTGTGCTCAGAACGAAACGTGTCATCATATTTCGGGGGAATGTCCTGGTGGATGCGAAGCAGGGTGGCAGCACGAACTGTGTCAGGAAC GTCTTCAAAATGAACAGGGCAAGTTTCCGGTAGCGGCTGTGGGGGGAACAGTCGCAGGTTTACTAGTTGCGATACTCGTCATTGTTGCTGTTGTCCTCGTCAGAAG GAGGAGACGGCGGTTTCAcgataatgaaataaataaacaagttTCAGAGTTTCACCCTAAAGCACACAGTAAACCACAAATAG AGAACGGCATTTATGAAAACGTCGCTCTAGAGAGCGCGGCAATTAATCAGAAGCCAGCTATAAAGCCCAAACCAGCCACACAGTCTACAGCAGGTAAGCAGCGGGATTCTAAagatgaggaggaggaagacGTTGAGGAAGGAGGTCAGTCTCCTGACAGTTGTTACTACAACGCAGGAGCCGATGATGCCGTAAGAGACGTCCCTGTGTCAGAACTAGCTGCAACGGTGGCAACACTTAAGGAGAGAAAAGATGGATTTGAGAAAGAATACCAC AGACTCCCAACTGGGTTTACGGCGACGTATCAAGACTCCCAGAAACCCGAGAACAGCGGCAAGAACAAGTTCAGAGGCTACTACCCCT ACGACCACAACAGAGTTCACCTAACGCCTCTCCCCGACGTCCCCGGGTCTGACTACATCAACGCAAGCTTCATGCAC agCTACAACCAAGGGAAGACATATATTGCATCTCAGG CTCCCAACAAGAAGACCGTGGGAGACTTCTGGCGGATGATCTGGGAACATTCCTGCAGCCATGTGGTCATGCTGACTGGTCTTGTGGAGGAAAGTAGG GTGAAATGTGAACGATACTGGCCGACAGATGGCGTAATGGAAAGTGGTGTTTTGAAAATAGAGGTCGTGGAAACACAGACCCGTGCGAACTTTACAACAAGACAACTGAAAGTTACGTCTAACACA ACTGGAGAGTGTCGATCTGTGATCCAGTTCCACTTCACATCCTGGCCCGACCACGGTGTACCGGACACACTCGCCCTCGTCAACTACATCTGGTTGGTCCGGCGGACAGCTGCGGAAACAGATGGACCGCTGCTTGTCCACTGCAG CGCCGGTATTGGACGTACAGGCACATACATCGCCGTTGACTCCCTGATAGACCAGGCCCAAGGGGAAGGGGTGGTGGATGTCCTGACGTATGTGTCAGCCATGAGGGAGCAGAGGAAGAACATGATACAGACACCG GCACAGTATGAGTGTGTCTTCTTGTGCCTACTGGAGATGACGACATATGGCAATACCAGACTGGACGTCTCTAACTACACGAAAAGCTACAGCAGCAGCGGTATGGACACCACCGTGGATGGCAAGACTTTCAGTCAGTTATCAGAG ATGCTATTGACAGAGGTGCGAGGAG ATACCCCCGACCGACACAGAATGTGGGTGGATGGTAATCAGGACTTCATTGTCCGTGTAGGACCG TCCCTGACTTGTCTAAAGGGGTACCTGCAAGCCACTGCACCTTCCCCGGGTTTGGTGAAACTGTTGTGGAAGCTGGTAGAAGAGAACAACGTCCAAACTATCGTCGTCGTCACGCCAAAT GTGGGTTTAGTCCCAGCAGAAGGAAGGCCAAAGACGCATGGTGAGATTACGGTGACAACAACAAGTGAATCCAGCCTGTCAACAGATCTCACCATGAACAACTTGCGGGTAGCCACAAAA acagacagggcTCGCCAGGTGAAGATGATCAGAGTTGATGCCCCCTTGACAACAGAAGTCATGACATCATATTTGCTGAACCACGCCCAACTGCAGGAAATATCAACTCAACCTCACCCAGTGGTCGTCCTTCACAA CGACAATGACAGAAAGCTAGCCGTCTCTTGCTGCATTATGGGGAACATCCTTTCCGGTATTCGTGAGGACACTTCTCTTGATGTTATCGGCCATGTAAGAACATTTCTCAGATGCTGTCCTGACCTTCAGTTCCACAAG AATGATGTTCAGATGTTCCATGACTTTGCCCTGCAGTGTATTCTGAGAACAGACCCTTCAAACACCTACGCTAACATCTAA